The proteins below come from a single Streptomyces sp. M92 genomic window:
- a CDS encoding DUF3117 domain-containing protein, whose translation MAAMKPRTGDGPLEVTKEGRGIVMRVPLEGGGRLVVELTPDEADALGDALKQVVG comes from the coding sequence ATGGCGGCCATGAAGCCGCGGACGGGCGATGGCCCGCTCGAGGTGACCAAGGAGGGGCGGGGCATCGTCATGCGCGTTCCGCTCGAAGGCGGCGGGCGGCTCGTCGTCGAGCTGACCCCCGATGAGGCCGACGCGCTCGGCGACGCCCTCAAGCAGGTCGTCGGCTGA
- a CDS encoding O-methyltransferase: MCGFPTPTDTVTPRQRRGQERVITGNRQTSWAFADAYVAEDDALLWARDRAREAGLRSVTPGTGSALGLLAAAVDAKAVAEIGTGCGVSGIHLLHGMRPDGVLTTVDPEPEHQQFARQAFRAAGFASNRARFIPGRALDVLPRLADAGYDLVFCDGDRLEYLDYLDESLRLLRPGGLVVFEGVLGAGRTIDSGPQPTEVLRLRELLRAVRESQELVPSLLPVGDGLLCAVKR; encoded by the coding sequence ATCTGCGGGTTCCCGACGCCAACGGATACAGTCACGCCGAGGCAACGACGGGGACAGGAGAGGGTCATTACCGGCAACCGGCAGACGAGCTGGGCGTTCGCCGACGCCTATGTCGCCGAGGACGACGCGCTGCTCTGGGCACGCGACCGGGCCCGCGAGGCGGGCCTGCGCTCGGTGACCCCGGGCACGGGCTCCGCGCTGGGACTGCTCGCCGCCGCCGTGGACGCCAAGGCGGTCGCGGAGATCGGCACCGGCTGCGGCGTCTCCGGTATCCATCTGCTGCACGGGATGCGGCCGGACGGCGTACTGACCACGGTCGACCCGGAACCGGAGCACCAGCAGTTCGCCCGGCAGGCCTTCCGCGCCGCGGGCTTCGCCAGCAACCGGGCCCGGTTCATCCCGGGCCGCGCCCTGGACGTCCTGCCCCGGCTCGCGGACGCCGGCTACGACCTCGTCTTCTGCGACGGCGACCGTCTGGAGTACCTCGACTACCTCGATGAATCGTTGCGCCTGCTGCGCCCCGGAGGCCTCGTCGTCTTCGAGGGCGTCCTCGGCGCCGGCCGGACGATCGACTCCGGACCGCAGCCCACCGAGGTGCTGCGGCTGCGGGAACTCCTGCGCGCGGTGCGGGAGAGTCAGGAACTGGTGCCGTCACTGCTGCCGGTGGGCGACGGCCTGCTGTGCGCCGTCAAAAGGTGA
- the sigE gene encoding RNA polymerase sigma factor SigE: protein MNDTAADPSHADRPGTGHTQTATFTSDADGQAWTPPTWEEIVSTHSGRVYRLAYRLTGNQHDAEDLTQEVFVRVFRSLSTYTPGTFEGWLHRITTNLFLDMVRRKQRIRFDALGDDAAERLPSKEPTPQQVFHDAHFDADVQQALDTLAPEFRAAVVLCDIEGLSYEEIAATLGVKLGTVRSRIHRGRSQLRKALAHRAPEARAGRRSFAARVPALGGGGTSA from the coding sequence GTGAACGACACCGCTGCTGACCCCAGCCACGCCGACCGTCCCGGCACGGGACACACCCAGACCGCGACCTTCACCAGCGACGCGGACGGGCAGGCGTGGACTCCGCCCACCTGGGAGGAGATCGTCAGCACCCACAGCGGCCGCGTCTACCGCCTCGCGTACCGCCTCACGGGCAACCAGCACGACGCCGAGGACCTCACCCAGGAGGTCTTCGTCCGCGTCTTCCGGTCCCTGTCGACCTACACGCCGGGCACCTTCGAGGGCTGGCTGCACCGGATCACCACCAACCTCTTCCTGGACATGGTCCGCCGCAAGCAGCGCATCCGCTTCGACGCCCTCGGCGACGACGCGGCCGAGCGGCTGCCCAGCAAGGAGCCCACCCCGCAGCAGGTCTTCCACGACGCCCACTTCGACGCGGACGTCCAGCAGGCCCTGGACACCCTCGCGCCCGAGTTCCGCGCGGCCGTCGTCCTGTGCGACATCGAGGGGCTGTCGTACGAGGAGATCGCCGCGACCCTGGGCGTCAAGCTCGGCACGGTCCGCTCCCGGATCCACCGCGGCCGCTCCCAGCTGCGCAAGGCACTCGCGCACCGCGCTCCCGAGGCGCGTGCCGGGCGTCGCTCGTTCGCGGCCCGTGTGCCCGCACTGGGAGGAGGGGGCACGAGCGCGTGA
- a CDS encoding anti-sigma factor family protein yields MSGSRPEAEGHLAEQHLGDRLSALVDGELGHDARERVLAHVATCPKCKAEVDAQRRLKNVFAEAAPPAPSESFLARLQGLPGGGDTDGGGAPLDGSGFSAGFDGVFGTKRGERFEFGYVPARPHSPLPEPPSLGRGFRIHDVSRHEAERSSSRGLRFAFAAAGAVSLAAIALGGVTVGTPDTTTEARGSGSGSNATPARTQGAGAATTSEGQRRRSGTPLLAHGQGQGALGDTPVAPTEASAPLLPGLPAPAGADPREQTVRALTTPVTAGAAAVSPLIRPLEAVPPLALTSWAAADVRPPGLLAAPVPDPLVSPHLGATPAASHRPAP; encoded by the coding sequence GTGAGTGGGTCACGTCCTGAAGCCGAGGGACACCTCGCAGAGCAGCATCTGGGAGACCGACTCTCCGCCCTGGTGGACGGGGAGCTCGGTCATGACGCGCGGGAGCGCGTACTCGCGCACGTCGCCACCTGCCCGAAGTGCAAGGCGGAGGTCGACGCGCAGCGCCGGCTGAAGAACGTCTTCGCCGAAGCGGCACCACCGGCTCCGTCCGAGAGCTTCCTGGCCCGCCTCCAGGGGCTGCCGGGCGGCGGCGACACGGACGGCGGCGGTGCGCCACTGGACGGCTCGGGATTCTCCGCGGGCTTCGACGGCGTCTTCGGGACGAAGCGGGGCGAGCGGTTCGAGTTCGGGTACGTCCCCGCCCGGCCGCACTCCCCCCTGCCGGAGCCGCCCTCGCTGGGGCGCGGCTTCCGCATCCACGACGTGAGCAGGCACGAGGCCGAGCGGTCGTCCTCGCGCGGCCTGCGGTTCGCGTTCGCCGCCGCTGGGGCGGTGTCGCTGGCCGCGATCGCGCTGGGCGGCGTCACCGTCGGCACCCCGGACACCACCACGGAGGCCCGCGGCTCCGGCAGCGGCAGCAACGCGACCCCGGCGCGCACCCAGGGCGCCGGCGCGGCCACGACCTCGGAGGGCCAGCGCCGCCGCTCGGGCACGCCGCTGCTCGCGCACGGCCAGGGGCAGGGGGCGCTCGGCGACACCCCCGTCGCCCCCACCGAGGCGTCCGCGCCGCTGCTGCCCGGCCTGCCGGCCCCCGCGGGAGCCGATCCCCGGGAGCAGACCGTGCGCGCGCTGACCACCCCGGTGACGGCCGGCGCGGCCGCCGTGTCCCCGCTGATACGTCCGCTCGAAGCGGTTCCGCCACTCGCCCTGACCTCCTGGGCCGCCGCCGACGTCAGGCCGCCCGGTCTGCTCGCCGCCCCCGTCCCCGACCCGCTCGTGTCCCCCCACCTCGGGGCGACCCCCGCCGCCTCCCACCGCCCGGCCCCCTGA